ATTAATccaatggcttcttcattgaaaAGAAACAATGAGAAAGCGAAGGGGGTCTCCTTGCAGAATTGAGCTATGTCAGACCGTTGTGGAGTCACGTCCATGAGACTCGGGCATCGAACCTCTTAAGGAGGAGACGATGATTCATTTACTAACCAAGACACTGTTTCTAATTATCATTTGTAGGCTGGATTTTGGCAATTATCAGTTCTTATGAGGTACGGAGATTAGCCTAATAAGAATAGAGTTGTTTTTAGATTGGATGCATAAAGTAGACATCAAATTCACTGAAAAACAACAATCATTAAAGAAGGAAATGTATACCCATAATAAAGATTTTAAGAGCAGAAAACCACAAGTCCACAATGTCCAAAGGCTCATGAGAATCAAGACATCAAATTTGATAAAGCAAAGAGCTGTAGCAACGAAAAATCCAAGCTTTTCTACGCGACATAAAACGATACATTAATGAGGAGGTTGTTTCCCGGAAATACCAATCAGCTAGAAGACTATGCGGAACTGCGGGGCATCGGACCCGGCGGCCGGGATGATCTCCCACCGGCACGGCTCGAGCTCGTCCGAGACGGGGCAGAATCCGGCGAGCGTCATCCTATCGCCCGAAGCCGCCACCGAGCCGAACTCGAAAACCGTGACGTCCGCAGGCCTCCGTACCTCCACCGCCCCGGGCTTCTTCTCGGAGTCGCCCTTCGCTGCCGACGAACGAGGGGGCTGCGCTCCCTTGCCCTTCCACCAGGACAGCAGCCCCATAATACCTCCCGTGCGTGGAGGTATTCGATGTGATTAGGGTTTTATGGGAATCGTCGAATTGCTTGGGACGGAGGAAGCGACCGATACTTATATGTCGTAAAGGGAAACGCGCGCTGGGTGTGAATTGGTACCCCCTATAAGGGAAACGAGCCTCTAAGAAGTGGGTTGAACGAGCCGTGCTTTTTCCAACCGCAAGTCATGCATAAAAAAGCTTATGAAAATAGACAAATACATCATCCACTTTGCTCAATAATTAGCCAAATTACTGCCATAAGAATCAATATGCTTAACTTTTAAGGCAGACATTCTTCTGTTAGATTGGTCAAGCAACTTAATACAgagaaaagaaagatgaaacatgTCGTACAAGTCTGTATGAACTTTCATACAGCTGAAACGCATGATGGCATAACCTGCCAATGTGGTGGTGTAAAATGTTCATATATGCAATCAGCTGCATAATAACAGCAAAGTACATATTGGAAGAACATGGTTGATCCTGGCACAAAAAACATTACAACGTTCCTTTCTGGTGAGTTAGGGCACTCTGTTCCTGACAGGACCTACATAAAGCATTCATCAGAATAACTGAAAGCTCCTATTTGTTCAACAAATAGAAAGAGCAAACAATATTGATTAATTGATTCTCTAGAAATTCTCATGCTCATCTTGCCTTGCATCTTCAGTAGTTCCTTCCCAAATTTCTGGAGCATGTGGTGTCTGACCACCCTAGGCTCCACCACCTTCCATCTGCCTCTGCTTCGCCATAGCTTTGCGAGCTTCTCTTTGAAACTCTTTCTTGGCAGCTGCTATCTCTTCAAACCCCTTTTCAATCTTGGCCTCCTCTTCAGGAGAGAAGAAACCCACTTCCATTTTTCCAAGCTGTTCGTACATTTTCTCAATCCTGGCTTTCCAGACCAAGCCTAACTCTGTCCCCATTTTATGGTAGGGTGTCTTCAGAAGATACTCGTCGATCCCACCAGCTTTGTCAATGCATCGGAGAGCATGAGTGGTGACTTTCACTCGAATGTGTCGATCATGGATGTAGCTGAAAAGCCGCTTCTCCTGCACATTTGGCTTCCATGTCCTTCTAGACCTGTACCACAACATTTTTACATCAGATCTAAGCTCCTATGACTTAGGAACACATTCTGTACAGATGACATAATTCTAATTCGTATATCAGTGACATGAAGTAATGGTCCATCATATTAATGTTTATTGGAACCCTATCCAACTCAAAGATAACAACAATACAAATTGCAAATAACCTGAGACAATCAAGTCAAGAAAGAAATGAAGCATCTTTCACCTTCATCTTCTGAAAATGTGGCTCACTCGGGGGTTTATGTTCTTTGCCTGATTAAAGATTTCCCATTTATCTTCTGTTCATTTTGTTGTTGAAACATGGTTAGCGGAAATCAAAGTGTTGTCCACACACAAGAGTCCATGTTGATTTGTATTAAGCTTTGTCATCATTCAGCGTATGCATGTGTTGTTGTCATTTATGCTTCATGTCACATGTGGACTCCACTTTCAAGGGACGCAGAAGCTAAATTAAGACTGAGAAGTACACCAGGGTTAagtaaactgaaaaaaaaaaacagggaGAGATTGGAGCATGCCAAGAATGACCAGTACACACTCTCCCAGCAAACTATTAAGCTATTctcattttaaatttcatagccaTTAATAGCCATTCAAGATGATCTCTCAAAATAAAGGAAGACAATGGTAACGCCAGTTAGGACACTTGAACAACAGCAGCTCTTTCATAGATTTTCCTTATATCTCAAAACTGGAGCTCGTGCTTGGATAGCTGTCCTACCAGACAAGATAGATAAATCTACTATAATTCAGTcattttcgattttttttttgcTAAGCATTCCACGACCTACCATATTCCATTTAGGCAAAGAAGCAATAAGAAAAGCATTAAGTACACTAGATCGGAACTGATCCATCCTTCTAAATTTCCATAGAAAGATGTACAAGGTTATACTTCAGCTTCATATTTCCATAGTTAAATCAGAAAGAAAATTTACAGAGTTGAAACTCATGCTAAGAAAACGGTGGTGTAAACACCATTGCATATTTgacataattaaatttaaaatggaACAAGAATAATCCAATTAACTACTAAAGATGCTTTGATTGCTCATCCTTTTTTCTAATCATCATTGAAAGATAGCAACATTTCATCAGAGAACAAAACTACAAATAGATGCATAAAGCAGAAATGGACAGAATGGAAAACAACAGTCCAAGATTCCACCAAGTAGAATACAACATTCAGAACAATCCCAACCAAAGACCACCCATTCATAGGCAACAATTTGGTAGTAAGCCTAATTACGACTCATGATGACTATGATCACCAATATAAACACTTCTAGACCAAGAAATCCTAGACAgtgattacaaaaaaaaaagggctaTCACTCCCAGATTTCAAGCAAATGTGTTAACTCTATCATTGGAATTTCCAACTTTGATAACCACATAAGATAATATGTTATAGTTTCTTATATGTTTAAAGAATTCAGGTAAATGTAAATCTGAAACTCAAgattaaaacacaaaaatgaaaataacaaTAACCCAAGTATCCTAGCTGTTTCGAGTAAGTTACTTCCATTTCCACCATTGATTTGTTATGGAAAAATACCTACTAATATAAAGCAAGGTCTTGTATTATCTGCACAGAAGTTGGGATCAGATAGGAGCAATACAATTGAGAAAATGGGATTGGTTAGATTGGGTGTGGAAATTGAGATcagcaagaaaaatgattttaaaaa
The window above is part of the Musa acuminata AAA Group cultivar baxijiao chromosome BXJ1-1, Cavendish_Baxijiao_AAA, whole genome shotgun sequence genome. Proteins encoded here:
- the LOC135606279 gene encoding uncharacterized protein LOC135606279, translated to MAFRSREIYNKIARKVGGSVPPDVMDSVKKLVPNNKLVMGRAKRGIFAGRHIQFGNKVSEDGGNKSRRTWKPNVQEKRLFSYIHDRHIRVKVTTHALRCIDKAGGIDEYLLKTPYHKMGTELGLVWKARIEKMYEQLGKMEVGFFSPEEEAKIEKGFEEIAAAKKEFQREARKAMAKQRQMEGGGA